The Firmicutes bacterium HGW-Firmicutes-1 genome includes a window with the following:
- a CDS encoding energy-coupling factor transporter ATPase → MEEMVMGNGLVFEYHVHNDMGEVENTFRALDGVEVDIRKGEFVAILGRNGSGKSTLAKHVNALLVPKEGTLWVKGMDTKDHGNVWKVRQSAGMVFQNPDNQIIATIVEEDVAFGPENLGVEAGKIRKRVDSALEVVGMSEYARHSPNKLSGGQKQRVAIAGVLAMRPECIVLDEPTAMLDPSGRIEVIETVKQLNREEGITIILITHFMEEAVQADRVIVMDQGKIEMNGSPREVFSDVKRLKEIGLDVPQVTEVAYMLKNDGIQIDETILTVEEMVDAICRLKSKN, encoded by the coding sequence ATGGAAGAGATGGTTATGGGAAATGGGTTGGTTTTTGAGTATCATGTGCATAATGATATGGGGGAAGTGGAGAATACGTTTAGAGCATTGGATGGGGTTGAGGTGGATATTAGGAAAGGGGAATTTGTTGCGATTTTGGGGAGGAATGGGTCGGGGAAGTCGACATTGGCGAAGCATGTGAATGCTTTGTTGGTGCCTAAGGAAGGGACTCTTTGGGTTAAGGGAATGGATACCAAAGATCATGGGAATGTTTGGAAGGTTAGGCAAAGTGCAGGGATGGTGTTTCAGAATCCAGATAATCAGATTATTGCGACGATTGTTGAGGAGGATGTGGCGTTTGGGCCTGAAAATTTAGGGGTAGAGGCAGGGAAGATTAGGAAAAGAGTGGATAGTGCGCTGGAAGTTGTTGGGATGTCGGAGTATGCTAGGCATTCGCCGAATAAGTTGTCTGGTGGTCAGAAGCAAAGGGTTGCCATTGCAGGAGTGCTTGCTATGAGGCCGGAGTGTATTGTTTTAGATGAACCGACGGCTATGTTGGATCCTTCAGGGAGGATCGAGGTTATAGAGACTGTGAAGCAGCTGAATAGAGAAGAAGGGATTACGATTATTCTGATAACTCATTTTATGGAGGAAGCGGTTCAGGCTGATAGGGTAATTGTTATGGATCAAGGTAAGATAGAGATGAATGGTAGTCCGAGAGAGGTTTTTTCGGATGTGAAGAGACTTAAAGAAATTGGGCTGGATGTTCCACAGGTTACAGAGGTTGCGTACATGCTTAAAAATGATGGAATTCAAATAGATGAGACTATACTTACAGTAGAGGAAATGGTTGATGCAATATGTCGATTGAAATCAAAGAATTAA
- a CDS encoding 30S ribosomal protein S4, whose product MARYTGAVCRLCRREGDKLFLKGDRCYTGKCAIDRRPYPPGQHGKSRTKVSEYGLQLREKQKAKRIYGVLETQFRNYFEEADRKKGITGDNLLITLESRLDNVAYKAGLGRSRTEARQVVRHNHVIINGKRVNIPSYLVKAGDVIQIAEKSHGIQRFKDIFESTSGRPVAEWLSVDLDSYTVKVLALPTREQITVPVLETLIIELYSK is encoded by the coding sequence GCAAGATATACAGGAGCAGTATGTAGATTGTGTCGTAGAGAAGGCGATAAGCTTTTCTTAAAAGGCGATAGATGCTACACTGGTAAATGTGCAATAGATCGTAGACCGTATCCACCAGGACAACACGGTAAATCACGTACAAAAGTTTCCGAATACGGATTACAATTACGTGAAAAGCAAAAAGCAAAAAGAATTTATGGTGTGCTTGAAACTCAATTTAGAAATTATTTTGAAGAAGCTGATCGTAAAAAAGGTATTACAGGTGATAACTTACTAATTACTCTTGAGTCACGTTTAGACAATGTTGCTTATAAAGCAGGGTTAGGTCGTTCTAGAACTGAAGCAAGACAAGTGGTTCGTCATAACCATGTAATCATAAATGGTAAAAGAGTTAACATTCCTTCTTATTTAGTAAAAGCAGGAGATGTTATTCAAATAGCAGAAAAATCTCATGGCATTCAAAGATTCAAAGATATTTTTGAAAGTACATCAGGTAGACCTGTTGCAGAATGGTTAAGTGTAGACTTAGACAGTTATACTGTTAAGGTTTTAGCTCTTCCAACAAGAGAACAAATTACAGTTCCAGTTTTAGAAACGCTTATCATTGAGTTGTATTCTAAATAA
- a CDS encoding 50S ribosomal protein L17 gives MAGLGYRKLGRTSSQRKALLRNQVTNLIYHGKIKTTETKAKEVRKIAEKLIALAVREKDNFVETTVTQKVPKKTADGSRVKTTVDGKKVTEFEEIKKNIKKDNPSRLHARRQILSVLYPVKEVPAASAGKKANTKQVDLVEKLFDEIAPKYTDRNGGYTRIVKIGPRKGDAAEEVIIELV, from the coding sequence ATGGCAGGATTAGGATATAGAAAGCTAGGAAGAACTTCTTCTCAAAGAAAAGCTTTGCTTAGAAATCAAGTTACTAATTTGATTTATCATGGCAAGATTAAAACTACTGAGACTAAAGCAAAAGAAGTTCGTAAAATAGCTGAAAAACTAATTGCTCTTGCAGTTAGAGAAAAAGATAATTTTGTTGAAACTACTGTAACTCAAAAAGTGCCTAAAAAGACAGCTGATGGAAGTAGAGTTAAAACTACTGTTGATGGCAAGAAGGTTACTGAGTTTGAAGAAATTAAAAAGAATATTAAAAAAGATAATCCTTCAAGATTACATGCACGTAGACAAATACTTTCAGTACTTTATCCAGTAAAGGAAGTACCAGCTGCAAGTGCAGGTAAAAAGGCTAATACAAAGCAAGTTGATTTAGTGGAAAAGTTATTTGATGAAATTGCGCCAAAGTATACTGATCGTAATGGTGGTTATACAAGAATCGTTAAGATTGGTCCACGTAAAGGTGACGCAGCTGAAGAAGTAATTATTGAATTAGTATAA
- a CDS encoding transporter — MIRDITIGQYYPSDSIIHRLDPRTKIIATFIYICSLFINIDFIGYFATFVFISSVIYTSKVPLSFILKGLKAIVVIIVLTISINIFFTPGKTILVDFWIIKITLEGVILAILMGIRLILLIIGSSLLTLTTSPISLTDGIETLLKPMEKIRVPAHEIAMMMTIALRFIPILLEETDKIMKAQTARGAEFEEGSIVKRARSLIPLLVPLFISSFRRAEDLALAMEARCYKGGEGRTKMHQLKYFSKDYMTFLISIAYVGILIMIRLIWGS, encoded by the coding sequence GTGATTAGAGACATTACAATAGGGCAGTATTATCCTTCAGACTCTATTATACATAGATTGGATCCGAGAACTAAAATTATTGCAACATTTATTTATATTTGTTCGCTTTTTATTAATATTGATTTTATCGGTTATTTTGCTACGTTTGTATTTATATCAAGTGTTATTTATACTTCAAAGGTTCCATTAAGCTTTATTTTGAAAGGGTTAAAGGCTATCGTAGTAATTATTGTACTTACAATATCAATCAATATATTTTTCACACCAGGGAAAACAATACTTGTTGATTTTTGGATTATTAAAATTACTTTAGAAGGCGTAATTTTAGCAATACTAATGGGAATTAGATTAATATTACTCATTATTGGATCGTCATTGTTAACGTTGACCACATCGCCTATTTCCTTGACGGATGGCATTGAAACCTTATTAAAACCAATGGAAAAAATAAGAGTACCAGCTCATGAAATAGCTATGATGATGACAATAGCGCTTAGATTTATTCCGATTTTATTAGAGGAAACAGATAAAATTATGAAAGCTCAAACAGCAAGAGGCGCTGAGTTTGAAGAAGGAAGTATAGTTAAGAGGGCTAGGAGTCTTATTCCTCTTTTGGTACCGCTATTTATATCGTCCTTTAGAAGAGCCGAGGATTTGGCGTTGGCTATGGAAGCAAGATGCTATAAAGGTGGAGAAGGTAGAACCAAAATGCATCAATTAAAATACTTTTCAAAGGATTATATGACATTTTTAATTAGTATAGCTTATGTTGGTATTTTAATTATGATTAGGTTGATTTGGGGGAGTTAA
- a CDS encoding DNA-directed RNA polymerase subunit alpha — protein MFDFEKPKIDIIEITEDNRYGRFVIEPLERGYGTTLGNSLRRIMLSSLPGAAISSIKIDGVLHEFSTIPGVKEDVSEIILNIKRLAIKNNSDSFEPKVAYIEFEGEGIVTGADIQADPDIEILNPDVTIATLSGGADSKLFIELTITRGRGYIGAEKNKSDDQPIGVIPIDSSYTPVERVNLIVENTRVGQITDYDKLTLEVWTNCTLSPDEAVSLAARVLSEHLNLFVDLSESAKNTEVMVEKEDNEKEKVLEMSIDELELSVRSYNCLKRAGINTVEELTNRTSEDMMKVRNLGRKSLEEVLSKLKELELVLKPSDE, from the coding sequence GTGTTTGATTTTGAAAAACCAAAAATTGATATTATCGAAATAACCGAAGATAATAGATATGGGCGATTTGTGATTGAACCTCTGGAGAGAGGTTATGGCACAACGCTTGGCAATTCCCTTAGAAGAATTATGTTATCATCATTGCCAGGAGCAGCAATTAGTAGTATTAAAATTGATGGAGTATTGCATGAATTTAGTACGATTCCTGGTGTTAAGGAAGATGTTTCGGAAATTATTCTTAACATTAAAAGATTGGCTATTAAAAACAACAGTGACAGTTTTGAACCAAAAGTTGCTTATATTGAATTTGAAGGTGAAGGTATCGTAACAGGAGCTGATATTCAAGCAGATCCAGATATTGAAATCCTTAACCCAGATGTTACTATAGCAACATTAAGCGGTGGAGCTGACAGTAAGCTGTTTATTGAGTTAACGATTACTAGAGGAAGAGGATACATCGGTGCTGAGAAAAACAAATCTGATGATCAACCAATCGGAGTGATTCCAATTGACTCAAGTTATACGCCAGTTGAACGTGTCAATCTTATTGTAGAAAATACACGTGTTGGACAGATTACAGATTATGATAAATTAACACTCGAAGTATGGACCAATTGTACATTGTCACCAGATGAAGCAGTAAGCTTAGCAGCTAGGGTTTTAAGCGAGCATTTAAACTTGTTTGTAGACTTATCTGAAAGTGCTAAAAATACTGAAGTAATGGTTGAAAAAGAAGACAATGAAAAAGAAAAGGTTCTTGAAATGAGCATTGATGAATTAGAACTATCTGTACGTTCTTACAACTGCTTGAAAAGAGCAGGGATTAATACAGTTGAAGAATTAACGAATAGAACATCCGAAGATATGATGAAAGTAAGAAACTTAGGAAGAAAATCTTTGGAAGAAGTATTATCAAAATTAAAAGAACTTGAATTGGTGTTAAAACCTAGTGATGAATAG
- a CDS encoding energy-coupling factor transporter ATPase has translation MSIEIKELNYVYGKGTPFEKRALSNVSLTIEDGEFIGLIGHTGSGKSTLIQHINRLIKPMSGIIYVDGEDVNGKNINLKKLRQQVGLVFQYPEHQLFEMTVFKDVAFGPTNMGLAKEEIDLRVKTALGKVGLMEEEFYEKSPFELSGGQKRRVAIAGVLAMEPKVLILDEPTAGLDPKGRDDILNEIKKLHKDTKITIILVSHSMEDIARYVDRIIVMDKGSIELDGTSKEVFKNIEKLESMGLGAPQVTYLLRALKEKGMVVEDEAITISEAYEALKELLK, from the coding sequence ATGTCGATTGAAATCAAAGAATTAAATTATGTTTATGGGAAAGGAACTCCTTTTGAAAAGAGAGCACTTTCAAATGTTTCATTAACGATTGAGGATGGAGAATTTATTGGACTTATTGGGCATACAGGTTCAGGTAAGTCCACGCTGATTCAACATATTAATCGCTTGATCAAACCAATGTCAGGTATTATTTATGTTGATGGCGAAGACGTAAATGGCAAAAATATTAATTTAAAAAAATTAAGACAACAGGTTGGTCTAGTTTTTCAATATCCTGAGCATCAGTTGTTTGAAATGACAGTATTTAAGGATGTAGCATTTGGGCCTACAAATATGGGATTGGCAAAAGAGGAAATCGATTTAAGGGTAAAGACTGCGCTAGGTAAGGTAGGTTTGATGGAGGAGGAATTTTATGAAAAATCTCCCTTTGAACTTTCAGGTGGACAAAAAAGAAGAGTTGCAATAGCAGGCGTTTTAGCAATGGAACCTAAAGTTTTAATCTTAGATGAGCCTACAGCTGGTTTGGATCCAAAAGGTAGAGATGACATTTTAAATGAAATCAAGAAATTGCATAAAGATACAAAGATTACCATCATCTTGGTTTCACATAGTATGGAAGATATTGCTAGGTATGTAGATCGTATTATAGTAATGGATAAAGGAAGTATAGAATTAGATGGTACGAGTAAAGAGGTTTTTAAAAACATAGAAAAATTAGAAAGCATGGGGTTAGGAGCGCCACAGGTCACCTACTTGTTGAGGGCCTTAAAAGAGAAAGGAATGGTTGTAGAAGATGAAGCTATTACTATTTCAGAAGCCTATGAGGCTTTAAAAGAGTTGCTAAAGTAG